One Paenarthrobacter aurescens TC1 DNA window includes the following coding sequences:
- a CDS encoding hypothetical protein (identified by Glimmer2; putative) has translation MIGDPVRLKTAALLVLLGLLTMLAGIGQLTFWAPSETVTASVPSDTKAAPLTVIDQKLIALHDGPVKIKIQGEGNFIVATGRPDDVEAWVGETAHNTLTGVSADQKSLEVSSADGEATAPSPAGSDLWVSTEDASGELDYTWNPPADGEWSLLVAGDGTQPAPSSISMTFPNNATTPWAVPLIVLGIVIILVGAALPFIAKALSNRRNEGDDDEPRDGGETTTLPVQSPKDQSHTVQSPTIQSPAGDEGRRRGAGTEGPTLRITALAATLAAVMVGGTAIAAQATTTPEATSTSSAAATADGGTPVMLESQLQRILEQVASTVDAADAAKDAAKLAPRVDKMELQIRTQNYKIRSAVSAYEPRMPVRATKLQSSVISTKRDWPRTVFALTEGEGNVVPQVLTLVQLSPRENYKLWGSAPLQPGTNFPSFPIPRKGTESVPASDSTGLAYSGNEALEILSEMLTNPESANRSKLADGQSSPYIAGALAYQADTVKNGTSANFKFTHTPVTNQTVVLRTADGGALVVGRLDFAFEGTPKAAGDKLLLEDDSAVFAGGKETTTGMVLNFAESVAVYIPPAGSADPMKLVAATRGLVGASFK, from the coding sequence ATGATAGGTGATCCTGTGCGTTTGAAGACTGCAGCCTTGCTGGTGCTGCTGGGCCTGCTGACGATGCTGGCCGGTATTGGCCAGCTGACTTTTTGGGCCCCCTCCGAGACCGTAACGGCCTCGGTTCCCAGCGATACCAAAGCTGCCCCGCTGACCGTGATCGACCAAAAGTTGATCGCCCTCCACGACGGGCCGGTGAAGATCAAGATCCAGGGTGAAGGCAACTTCATCGTTGCCACGGGACGCCCGGACGACGTCGAAGCCTGGGTTGGCGAGACTGCCCACAACACGTTGACCGGTGTCTCCGCGGACCAGAAGTCACTGGAGGTTTCCTCTGCGGACGGCGAAGCCACTGCGCCTTCCCCTGCTGGATCCGATTTGTGGGTCAGCACCGAGGACGCCAGCGGCGAGCTGGACTACACATGGAACCCTCCCGCTGATGGTGAGTGGTCCCTGCTGGTAGCCGGCGACGGTACCCAGCCTGCGCCGTCGTCGATTTCCATGACGTTCCCGAACAACGCCACCACCCCATGGGCAGTGCCGCTGATTGTTCTGGGCATCGTCATCATCCTGGTGGGAGCGGCCTTGCCGTTCATCGCCAAAGCGCTCAGTAACCGCCGCAACGAAGGCGACGACGACGAGCCGCGCGACGGCGGAGAGACCACCACGCTGCCTGTCCAGTCGCCCAAGGATCAGTCGCACACGGTACAGTCCCCAACGATTCAGTCACCTGCGGGTGACGAAGGCCGTCGTCGTGGTGCCGGCACCGAAGGTCCGACCCTCCGGATCACCGCACTCGCTGCCACGCTGGCAGCTGTCATGGTGGGCGGCACGGCCATCGCCGCCCAAGCCACCACGACGCCTGAGGCCACCTCAACGTCCTCTGCCGCAGCTACTGCCGACGGTGGGACCCCTGTCATGCTGGAATCCCAGCTGCAGAGGATCCTCGAGCAGGTAGCCAGCACGGTGGATGCAGCGGATGCCGCCAAGGACGCAGCAAAACTGGCTCCCCGGGTAGACAAGATGGAACTTCAGATCCGGACGCAGAACTACAAGATCCGGTCCGCGGTCTCCGCCTACGAGCCGCGCATGCCGGTCCGCGCCACTAAGCTTCAGAGCAGCGTTATCAGCACCAAGCGCGACTGGCCCCGTACGGTATTCGCCCTCACGGAGGGCGAAGGAAACGTGGTGCCCCAGGTCCTGACCCTCGTGCAGCTTTCTCCTCGTGAAAACTACAAGCTGTGGGGCAGTGCGCCGCTTCAGCCTGGCACCAACTTCCCTTCCTTCCCGATTCCGCGCAAGGGTACCGAGTCTGTACCGGCGAGTGACAGCACGGGCTTGGCCTACAGCGGTAACGAGGCCTTGGAAATCCTGAGCGAGATGCTGACCAACCCTGAGTCGGCCAACCGAAGCAAGCTGGCCGATGGACAGTCTTCCCCGTACATCGCGGGCGCACTGGCCTATCAGGCGGACACCGTGAAGAACGGAACCAGTGCTAACTTCAAGTTCACGCACACGCCGGTCACCAATCAGACCGTGGTGCTGCGGACAGCCGATGGCGGTGCCCTGGTTGTGGGACGTTTGGACTTCGCCTTCGAAGGTACGCCCAAGGCGGCAGGCGACAAGCTTCTTCTTGAGGATGATTCTGCGGTCTTCGC
- a CDS encoding putative permease (identified by match to protein family HMM PF01594): protein MKDHMEPRPVDEPGSSAVSGPSEGTSATVPVRTGRLAAISRRLLRPIPGARDRLRFEMPPETESEEGTKVFRPEDDHGFGAPGPRMSSQHPVYVGFMGTAGVGIALAVFYIASNTTQLILWIVAALFIALGLDPVVRWLESRKVPRPAGILISVSALVLAVAGFFATLIPTIVEQVSEIVRQAPEWIRGFLDSDFFRNADSQFGVRDRITTELDKFVKDPEAMGGIFGGVVGFGSTVANGLFGSLIVLVLSLYFLAALPSMKKWAYRLAPRSRRPRVEALSEAITDSVGNYVIGQVCVALLNAIFAFILMTILGIPFSVLLAFVVALLAFIPLVGGMIAAVVVILVALTAGWQTAVVYAIAYFAYLQFEAYFISPRIMQRAVAVPGAVAVISVIAGGSLLGVLGALIAIPTAAAIMLLMKEVFIVRQDRH from the coding sequence GTGAAAGACCACATGGAGCCCCGTCCCGTCGATGAGCCCGGGTCAAGTGCGGTGAGTGGACCTTCCGAGGGAACTTCTGCGACCGTCCCGGTCCGGACCGGACGCCTTGCTGCCATCAGCCGCAGACTACTGCGGCCCATCCCCGGAGCACGGGACCGGCTGCGCTTCGAGATGCCCCCTGAAACTGAATCCGAAGAGGGCACCAAAGTTTTCCGGCCCGAAGACGATCACGGCTTCGGCGCCCCGGGCCCGCGGATGTCATCCCAGCACCCCGTTTATGTCGGATTCATGGGTACCGCCGGGGTCGGCATTGCCTTGGCCGTGTTCTACATTGCCAGCAACACCACCCAGCTCATTTTGTGGATCGTGGCCGCACTGTTCATCGCCCTCGGACTTGATCCCGTGGTTCGCTGGCTTGAAAGCCGCAAAGTCCCGCGGCCGGCCGGCATTCTTATTTCCGTCTCAGCGCTTGTCCTGGCAGTGGCAGGCTTCTTCGCAACACTGATACCCACCATCGTTGAACAGGTATCGGAGATCGTGCGACAAGCCCCGGAGTGGATCCGCGGCTTCCTCGACTCAGACTTCTTCCGCAACGCAGACAGCCAATTCGGCGTGCGTGACCGTATCACCACTGAACTGGACAAGTTCGTCAAGGATCCCGAGGCGATGGGTGGCATCTTCGGCGGCGTGGTCGGTTTCGGTTCCACTGTGGCCAACGGCCTGTTCGGCTCGCTGATCGTCCTGGTCCTGAGCCTGTATTTCCTGGCAGCCCTGCCGTCCATGAAAAAATGGGCTTACCGCCTCGCTCCCCGGTCCCGCCGTCCGCGTGTTGAGGCGCTCTCCGAAGCGATCACCGATTCCGTGGGCAATTACGTCATTGGCCAGGTCTGCGTAGCCCTCCTGAATGCTATTTTTGCCTTCATCCTGATGACGATCCTGGGCATACCATTCAGCGTCCTGCTTGCGTTCGTGGTTGCCCTGCTGGCGTTCATCCCCTTGGTAGGCGGCATGATCGCCGCTGTCGTGGTCATCCTGGTGGCACTGACCGCCGGCTGGCAGACAGCCGTGGTCTACGCGATCGCCTACTTCGCCTACCTGCAGTTCGAGGCGTACTTCATCTCACCCCGCATCATGCAGCGCGCTGTGGCGGTTCCGGGGGCCGTGGCCGTGATCTCGGTGATTGCCGGTGGCAGCTTGCTTGGCGTCCTTGGCGCACTGATCGCCATTCCCACAGCAGCAGCGATCATGCTGCTGATGAAGGAAGTCTTCATCGTCCGGCAAGACAGGCACTGA
- a CDS encoding putative Protein of unknown function DUF91 (identified by match to protein family HMM PF01939) — MSPPATLRVTSPEETEVEEGVVEQWTVQSAKTDDRLIINIYEQLHDTSHELGTDPGLIKDGVEADLQRLLAEQIELLGSGYSLIRREYFTAIGPVDILARDAAGATVAIELKRRGDIDGVEQLTRYLELLNRDPLLAPVRGIFAAQQIKPQAKVLANDRGIDCVTLDYDAMRGVDDSESRLF; from the coding sequence ATGAGCCCCCCTGCGACCCTTCGGGTGACCTCACCGGAGGAGACCGAAGTGGAGGAAGGGGTGGTGGAACAGTGGACTGTTCAGTCCGCCAAAACGGATGATCGCCTCATCATCAACATCTACGAGCAACTGCACGACACCTCGCACGAGCTCGGCACCGATCCCGGCCTGATCAAGGACGGAGTCGAAGCAGATCTTCAAAGGTTGCTGGCCGAGCAAATCGAGCTTCTGGGGTCCGGCTACTCCCTCATACGCCGCGAGTACTTCACAGCCATTGGTCCTGTAGACATTCTGGCCAGGGACGCTGCCGGTGCCACCGTTGCCATTGAGCTGAAACGCCGTGGAGACATCGACGGCGTCGAGCAACTCACCCGGTATCTGGAACTGCTCAACCGCGATCCCCTGCTAGCGCCGGTGCGGGGGATCTTCGCCGCCCAACAAATCAAGCCCCAAGCGAAAGTGCTGGCAAACGATCGCGGTATTGATTGCGTCACTCTGGATTATGACGCCATGCGCGGCGTGGACGACAGCGAGTCGCGGCTCTTCTGA
- the nagA gene encoding N-acetylglucosamine-6-phosphate deacetylase (identified by match to protein family HMM PF01979; match to protein family HMM PF07969; match to protein family HMM TIGR00221): protein MPQATRIRIMTAASRFPSSAPSHQIIRGTLVSDGEVVEDGLVAVDGDRIAYAGPANGFDPEEFEGFQSAIRLGIPSGSYLFPGLVDVHCHGGNGGDFPSGEEASARKAVEFLHRSGTTTFLASMVTAPRADLLRGIELYVKLVDEGLVAGIHLEGPFLSHARCGAQNPDYLLEPDLELMDELVGAAAGKLATMTYAPELPGASALVDLMTSHGVTPSLGHTDCDDATATASLAAAREGLESAGFDGVSSLPTVTHLFNGMPPLHHRAPGPVAACLRMAQEGKAVVELIADGTHLDPSTVATVFQLVGAGNIVLVTDSMAAAGLADGNYMLGPSPVTVSGGVATLDATGSIAGGTSTLLEVVSKTVAAGVALPDAICSATAVPAAVLGLSDEIGGLRRGLRADVVVTNEDLELTGVMRNGQWLS from the coding sequence GTGCCGCAGGCCACTAGAATCAGAATCATGACTGCCGCATCCCGTTTTCCCTCCTCCGCTCCAAGCCATCAGATCATCAGAGGAACGCTTGTCAGCGACGGCGAGGTGGTAGAAGACGGCCTGGTTGCCGTGGACGGGGACCGGATCGCCTATGCGGGACCGGCCAATGGTTTTGATCCCGAAGAATTCGAAGGGTTTCAGAGCGCAATCCGTTTGGGAATTCCCAGCGGAAGCTATCTCTTCCCCGGCCTTGTGGACGTTCACTGCCACGGCGGCAACGGTGGCGATTTCCCCAGCGGCGAAGAAGCCTCGGCGCGCAAGGCTGTGGAGTTTCTGCATCGGTCCGGAACCACGACGTTCCTTGCAAGCATGGTCACCGCTCCACGGGCCGACCTCCTCCGCGGCATTGAACTCTACGTGAAGCTCGTGGACGAAGGCCTGGTAGCGGGCATTCACCTTGAAGGCCCTTTCCTTTCCCACGCCCGGTGCGGGGCCCAGAATCCTGATTACTTGCTGGAACCCGACCTCGAGTTGATGGACGAGCTCGTGGGCGCCGCGGCCGGCAAGCTCGCCACCATGACCTATGCGCCGGAGCTTCCGGGAGCATCTGCCTTGGTGGACCTGATGACATCGCATGGCGTCACACCGTCGCTGGGGCACACGGATTGCGACGACGCTACGGCTACGGCGTCGCTGGCTGCCGCCCGCGAGGGGCTCGAATCAGCAGGGTTCGACGGCGTGAGCTCACTCCCTACGGTCACGCACCTTTTCAATGGGATGCCTCCCCTGCATCACCGCGCCCCTGGTCCCGTTGCTGCGTGTCTGCGCATGGCCCAGGAGGGAAAGGCAGTTGTTGAACTCATCGCAGACGGAACCCACCTGGACCCCAGCACGGTAGCCACCGTCTTCCAGTTGGTGGGAGCCGGGAATATTGTGTTGGTGACGGATTCCATGGCTGCAGCAGGACTAGCCGATGGAAACTACATGCTCGGCCCGTCTCCCGTCACCGTCAGTGGTGGTGTGGCCACACTGGATGCCACAGGATCCATCGCCGGAGGCACCTCCACCCTCCTGGAAGTCGTCAGCAAAACGGTGGCAGCCGGCGTCGCGCTTCCCGATGCGATTTGCTCAGCGACGGCGGTTCCGGCCGCCGTTCTGGGACTTTCCGACGAAATAGGCGGGCTTCGACGGGGCCTGCGAGCCGATGTCGTTGTAACAAACGAGGATCTGGAACTGACGGGCGTAATGCGCAATGGCCAGTGGTTGTCCTAG
- a CDS encoding putative cold shock protein (identified by match to protein family HMM PF00313): protein MDGIQVFSRSNKPGTRCIGLMFHNEEKYMALGTVKWFNAEKGFGFITPDDADGDVFVHYSEIQTGGFKTLDENQRVQFEIGQGAKGPQATGVTVV from the coding sequence TTGGATGGTATTCAGGTCTTCTCGCGGAGTAACAAACCCGGTACGAGGTGTATCGGACTGATGTTCCACAATGAGGAGAAATACATGGCACTGGGAACCGTCAAGTGGTTCAACGCTGAAAAGGGCTTCGGCTTCATCACCCCGGATGACGCGGACGGAGACGTTTTCGTTCACTACTCCGAGATCCAGACCGGTGGCTTCAAGACCCTCGATGAGAACCAGCGCGTTCAGTTCGAGATCGGTCAGGGAGCCAAGGGCCCCCAGGCAACCGGCGTTACGGTGGTCTAG
- a CDS encoding putative membrane protein (identified by similarity to GB:AAN24394.1; match to protein family HMM PF04329; match to protein family HMM PF04330) has translation MGVAAVSLALKGVIEPAMGQAGRHLRSTPFTLLVLALFVGLSLVSASFLTGPPEPWLAVASVSLEGLRSGDWWSIWTSLFFTTNPLAYVTAVLMIVFLLGPAERHLGSLKTAGVFFGSQFACISAFFLVTQVAQYADDGWLSGMADIRLIGPYGAVLATALAASALLPTLWQRRLRTVVLSISVLLVLYVGHAETVVGFLGALIGLLTGWWMQSSQGHLHLHRSTSREVRNLLSLTMAIFAVGPIVTAAAKSPSGPLALLRDVILNPLPTLSQLESNCGGTIDVACLEIARQGYTGPFGLALAVVPVVLLLICADGMRRGRRLALGIAIGVQLVVVVLSTIYLGLFAGMPRPVGRSHVGMLNSAVVHIIPLVLVPLALALLLFAYRGHFRVVTSDHLRRKVFWLVGLTGGGLSLAYTVVWLASGGLVRDGGMLGLAAELARQYLPVPLPGVYRKVFAERDVVEVFLFSYSGTVFWLVALLGVWMLLIRGHHTGGLDLQARQRARALVKRGGDSLSWMALWEPNKYWFAPDGTAGVAYQQHSHVALTLAGPFGPRQHHSTTAKGFLEYCSQHALTPCLYSCTDELWPMLQSRGFRRVSVAQETRLRIRGLEFRGKEWQNVRTSLNRAAKMGITASWGRYSDLPHGVRAQVSEVSEEWAAQKKIPEMGFTMGGLDELDDDDVLCCVAVDDTGFVYGVTSWLPVYEDGAVVSWTLDFMRRRGDAFPGVMEFLIASAVLHLRDSVELISLSGSPLAREESEIEQRAKGLAGILEVVGQALEPVYGFRSLASFKSRFQPEYRTLYMYYQDPLHLPAIGRALSRAYLPGLSVRHSARLLRSLVG, from the coding sequence ATGGGGGTTGCCGCGGTGAGCCTTGCCCTGAAGGGTGTGATCGAGCCAGCTATGGGGCAGGCGGGCCGGCATCTGCGGTCCACACCGTTCACTCTGCTGGTTCTTGCCCTTTTTGTGGGCCTCTCGTTGGTATCCGCGAGCTTCCTGACGGGGCCACCTGAGCCTTGGCTTGCGGTGGCAAGTGTGTCGCTGGAGGGTCTGCGGTCGGGGGATTGGTGGTCTATTTGGACATCGTTGTTCTTCACCACCAATCCGTTGGCTTATGTCACGGCCGTTCTCATGATCGTGTTTCTCCTTGGCCCGGCAGAGCGACACCTGGGCTCGTTAAAGACCGCGGGGGTGTTCTTCGGCAGCCAGTTCGCTTGCATCTCGGCGTTCTTCCTTGTGACCCAAGTGGCGCAGTACGCCGATGACGGGTGGCTCTCCGGGATGGCTGATATCCGCCTGATTGGACCCTACGGCGCAGTTCTGGCCACCGCTTTGGCCGCCAGCGCCCTCCTGCCCACTTTGTGGCAGCGGCGCCTGCGCACTGTGGTGCTCTCTATCTCCGTGCTGCTGGTGCTCTATGTAGGACACGCAGAGACGGTGGTCGGCTTCCTGGGCGCGCTGATCGGCTTGCTCACCGGGTGGTGGATGCAAAGCAGCCAAGGTCATCTCCACCTTCACCGGTCAACCAGCCGTGAGGTCAGGAACCTCCTCTCACTGACCATGGCAATCTTCGCTGTGGGTCCTATCGTGACCGCTGCAGCCAAAAGCCCATCCGGGCCTTTGGCTCTGTTGCGGGACGTCATCCTCAACCCCCTACCTACCCTGAGCCAGCTGGAAAGCAACTGCGGGGGCACCATCGATGTCGCTTGCCTTGAGATTGCCCGCCAGGGGTACACAGGTCCGTTCGGCTTGGCTCTGGCGGTGGTGCCGGTGGTCTTGCTCCTGATTTGTGCCGACGGCATGAGGCGGGGACGCCGGCTGGCGTTGGGGATTGCCATCGGCGTGCAGTTGGTGGTAGTCGTCTTGTCCACGATCTACCTTGGCCTCTTCGCCGGTATGCCGCGACCGGTGGGCCGCTCCCATGTGGGAATGCTCAACTCTGCTGTGGTTCACATCATTCCGCTTGTGCTGGTCCCCTTGGCCTTGGCACTTCTCCTTTTCGCGTACCGGGGCCATTTCCGGGTGGTGACTTCGGATCACCTCCGCCGGAAAGTGTTCTGGCTGGTTGGCCTCACCGGGGGAGGGCTTAGCCTGGCTTACACCGTGGTGTGGTTGGCATCGGGCGGCTTGGTTCGCGACGGCGGCATGCTGGGTTTGGCGGCTGAGCTCGCCAGACAGTATCTCCCGGTTCCGCTTCCTGGTGTCTACCGGAAGGTTTTCGCCGAGCGTGACGTAGTGGAAGTCTTCCTCTTTTCTTACTCGGGGACGGTGTTTTGGCTCGTCGCGTTGCTTGGTGTGTGGATGCTTCTGATCCGCGGGCATCACACCGGCGGACTTGACCTTCAGGCGCGCCAAAGGGCCCGTGCCCTGGTGAAGCGCGGCGGAGATTCCTTGTCATGGATGGCTCTCTGGGAGCCGAATAAGTACTGGTTCGCTCCCGACGGCACCGCGGGAGTGGCCTACCAGCAGCACAGCCACGTGGCGTTGACGTTGGCGGGTCCCTTCGGACCACGGCAGCACCATTCGACCACCGCGAAAGGCTTCCTGGAGTACTGCTCACAGCATGCGCTGACACCATGTCTCTACTCCTGCACGGACGAGCTCTGGCCTATGCTGCAATCACGTGGATTCCGCCGCGTCTCGGTTGCCCAAGAGACACGGCTGCGGATAAGGGGCCTGGAGTTCAGGGGCAAAGAGTGGCAGAACGTCAGAACATCTCTCAACCGTGCCGCGAAAATGGGGATCACGGCAAGCTGGGGTCGGTACTCTGACCTTCCGCATGGGGTGCGTGCCCAGGTGAGTGAGGTCTCAGAGGAGTGGGCAGCGCAGAAAAAGATCCCGGAAATGGGCTTCACCATGGGCGGCTTGGACGAGTTGGATGACGACGACGTCCTGTGCTGCGTTGCTGTGGATGACACGGGCTTTGTCTACGGTGTGACCAGTTGGCTTCCTGTCTATGAGGATGGCGCGGTTGTCAGTTGGACGTTGGACTTCATGCGGCGGCGAGGCGATGCCTTCCCGGGAGTCATGGAGTTCCTGATCGCTTCCGCCGTATTGCATCTGCGGGATTCCGTGGAGCTGATTTCTTTGTCCGGTTCGCCCTTGGCCCGGGAAGAGAGCGAAATCGAGCAGCGGGCTAAAGGCCTGGCCGGAATACTGGAGGTGGTTGGGCAGGCCTTGGAACCTGTTTACGGATTCAGGTCGTTGGCTTCTTTTAAGTCGAGATTCCAGCCCGAGTACAGAACGCTGTACATGTATTATCAGGACCCGCTGCATCTTCCTGCAATAGGACGGGCGCTCAGCAGGGCTTACCTTCCGGGATTGTCAGTCCGGCATTCCGCGCGGCTGCTCCGGAGCTTGGTTGGTTGA
- a CDS encoding putative esterase family protein (identified by match to protein family HMM PF00756), producing MDFLSDVSLVDGPFLWFSIACGAAGGAYLLWRRRRSWLLLVLASLVVSIGAVALIHWVLVDLTATFSENLPFETLAWAVPAVAAVLLCAARFPQSSWRGRSLSVAAVLGVVLLCVVQINLYFGLNNTVSDLLGTAVARIQPLEASLKRAADAKPGPALSAWKAPDSMPRNGIMRKAGIPGTASGFTAREAYIYLPPAYQTVPRPSLPVLVLFAGQPGGPADWLSGGQLRTLLDKFAEAHQGIAPVTVVVDPNGSANANTMCMDSNIASVDTYLSQDVPAWITETLNVSKDHKQWAVGGFSFGGTCAMQMGTSHPDVYASILPFAAEREPALAKDRNKTISDSFDGDVEAFESRTPLVLMEQRNFAGSGVYLVSGEADREFTDYMHELADAARNAGFETEEHAIPHAGHSWDAVIRGMPGGLDFLAARWGLPR from the coding sequence ATGGACTTTCTTTCGGACGTGAGTCTGGTGGATGGGCCGTTCCTCTGGTTCAGCATCGCCTGTGGTGCGGCCGGAGGGGCCTACCTTCTCTGGCGTCGACGACGTTCCTGGTTGCTGCTCGTCCTGGCCAGCCTGGTGGTCTCCATAGGCGCTGTGGCGCTGATTCATTGGGTCCTTGTGGACCTTACCGCCACGTTTTCTGAGAATCTGCCTTTTGAGACTCTGGCCTGGGCGGTTCCTGCTGTCGCGGCTGTGCTCCTGTGCGCCGCGCGCTTCCCCCAAAGTTCCTGGCGCGGCCGCTCGCTCAGTGTGGCCGCAGTGCTTGGCGTTGTGCTCCTCTGCGTTGTTCAGATAAATCTCTATTTTGGACTGAACAACACCGTCTCGGACTTATTGGGTACGGCGGTAGCGCGCATACAGCCTCTCGAAGCAAGCCTTAAACGCGCTGCGGACGCGAAGCCCGGCCCTGCTCTTTCCGCATGGAAAGCTCCGGATTCCATGCCCCGCAACGGCATCATGCGCAAAGCCGGGATTCCCGGTACTGCTTCCGGGTTTACTGCTCGGGAGGCCTATATCTACTTGCCGCCGGCCTATCAGACGGTGCCTCGTCCAAGCCTTCCTGTGCTTGTACTCTTCGCTGGGCAGCCGGGCGGTCCTGCGGACTGGCTGTCTGGTGGCCAGCTCCGCACGCTCCTGGACAAGTTCGCCGAAGCACACCAGGGGATCGCCCCTGTCACCGTGGTGGTGGACCCCAACGGCTCAGCCAACGCCAACACTATGTGCATGGACAGCAACATCGCCTCCGTGGACACCTATCTTTCACAGGATGTGCCGGCGTGGATCACTGAGACGTTGAATGTCTCCAAGGATCACAAGCAGTGGGCAGTTGGCGGTTTCTCCTTTGGCGGCACTTGCGCCATGCAGATGGGAACCTCACACCCGGATGTGTACGCGTCCATCCTGCCTTTCGCCGCCGAGCGGGAACCCGCTCTCGCCAAGGATAGAAACAAGACCATTTCGGACTCATTCGACGGCGATGTTGAAGCTTTCGAATCCAGGACTCCCTTGGTGCTGATGGAGCAGCGCAACTTTGCCGGCAGCGGGGTGTATCTGGTCTCGGGTGAAGCTGACCGCGAGTTCACCGACTACATGCATGAGCTTGCTGACGCGGCAAGAAATGCCGGTTTTGAAACCGAAGAACATGCCATTCCCCATGCCGGGCACTCCTGGGACGCAGTGATACGTGGAATGCCTGGTGGACTCGATTTCCTGGCTGCCCGATGGGGGTTGCCGCGGTGA